Proteins co-encoded in one Granulicella cerasi genomic window:
- a CDS encoding NUDIX domain-containing protein: MLKTISSREVYRNPWCTVREDVTERPDGTRGIYGVMDKPQACIVVPIEHAADGDYVWLVHQYRYTVGASFFELPQGGWESDDIDPEELARGELREETGMSAGRMTLIGKNWIAYGAMRQLHSVYLAEELVPGETDRDAEEWDMTVHRVAVSDFEAMILDGRVMDNCSIAAWGMYRLWREQRG, from the coding sequence TTGCTGAAGACGATTAGCAGTCGTGAGGTGTATCGCAACCCTTGGTGTACGGTGCGCGAGGATGTGACGGAACGGCCTGACGGCACACGCGGCATCTATGGCGTGATGGACAAGCCTCAGGCCTGCATCGTCGTGCCTATCGAGCATGCGGCGGATGGCGACTATGTGTGGCTGGTTCATCAGTACCGCTACACGGTAGGAGCCTCGTTCTTCGAGTTGCCGCAAGGGGGTTGGGAGTCCGATGATATCGACCCCGAGGAGCTTGCCCGAGGGGAACTGCGCGAGGAGACCGGGATGTCAGCCGGGCGCATGACGCTCATCGGTAAGAACTGGATCGCCTATGGCGCGATGCGGCAGTTGCACTCGGTGTATCTGGCCGAAGAGCTCGTGCCGGGCGAGACCGATCGTGACGCCGAGGAGTGGGACATGACGGTACATCGCGTTGCTGTCAGCGACTTCGAGGCAATGATTCTCGACGGTCGCGTGATGGATAACTGCTCGATCGCTGCCTGGGGGATGTATCGTTTGTGGCGCGAGCAACGTGGTTAG
- a CDS encoding NHL repeat-containing protein produces MRLSLRSLLPLALTATAITLTGCSLGSMQQSGSLSTQSGSIQLTGSAHGGQQPIYNAVVRLYSVGSGGYGTGSTLLATSANSDSAGGFSFTKLTTTGGVISSGATPSWQCPASGDPLIYITAVGGNTQGTGTTSTNNAASVMMAAIGACSTVSANTFVSLNEVSTVGSVFALGQYINPGSNTTPGSFTVGAPSGTQAQLGLKNAAASIGNLVNIAGGQAITSQTFGSTGGVGTGTVSVTATPESAKINTIANILAACINTTSASSVQCVDLFNNALPAQQASYTSQPSATFTTAIDTLQAAYYMATNPASLGTFVSCGTNPSATTTMGCLYSLSSSTPPFQPVVSAQPSDWTLGVTYTASGSCSAGGAFFAGPTKTSIDASGNIWIINAVSAVSASGIYANLVELSPTGSPLLCLGSSTNGRGLTIDPTGNVWASFNTTNGIYELPAGGSALVNWSTTASNGTAYAPYTITSDGVGNIYFTNIGTGGQLLQFAAPMTNTTPYAATLQTAGTSGFNSTTSTTTNYSAIDPQNRVWVQQSTTTATYQSTYTASSNTATVSSYAVSYTGGQYATVTFQAPNTFTAGQRVVLSGLSTSGATSAGLNSALLVLPGVTSTSFQALIPYTASIASTTDTGVATAQTYGFFKYTPPTTAYGLALDSNNYAYTGTTCCGTSTTSYKELVKITPTGSTSTSVSASTQYLGGMNGIRSVALDGAANVWVGNEFSSTGTQTSLVNFPISEIATAGSGTTATFTALSPTGTTLAASACTTSVGCPTGGGFIKNDFQEVRDIGIDPSGNVWVLNTGTEVSAYAGTTVTEIVGAAVPTVTPLSVAAATGKLASKPQ; encoded by the coding sequence ATGCGTCTTTCCCTGCGCTCTCTCCTGCCGCTGGCACTTACAGCGACCGCTATCACTCTCACCGGCTGCTCTCTTGGCTCTATGCAACAGTCCGGCTCGCTCAGCACGCAGAGCGGCTCGATCCAGCTGACAGGCAGCGCCCACGGTGGCCAGCAGCCTATCTATAACGCAGTGGTGCGCCTCTACTCCGTAGGCTCGGGCGGTTACGGCACAGGGTCCACGCTGCTCGCGACCTCGGCGAACTCGGATAGCGCAGGCGGCTTCTCCTTCACGAAGCTCACGACCACAGGTGGCGTGATCAGCTCCGGTGCAACGCCAAGCTGGCAGTGCCCCGCTTCGGGCGATCCGCTGATCTACATCACCGCCGTCGGCGGCAACACGCAGGGAACGGGAACGACCTCGACTAACAACGCCGCCTCGGTCATGATGGCTGCCATCGGCGCCTGCTCGACGGTGAGCGCCAACACCTTCGTCTCCTTGAACGAGGTCAGCACGGTCGGCAGCGTCTTCGCACTCGGCCAGTACATCAACCCCGGCAGCAACACCACGCCGGGCAGCTTTACCGTAGGCGCACCGAGCGGCACGCAAGCCCAGCTTGGCCTGAAGAACGCTGCAGCCAGCATCGGTAACCTCGTCAACATCGCGGGCGGCCAGGCGATCACCTCGCAGACCTTTGGCTCTACCGGCGGCGTCGGCACCGGCACCGTCAGCGTGACGGCTACGCCTGAGTCCGCGAAGATCAACACGATCGCGAACATCCTCGCTGCGTGCATCAACACCACCAGCGCCAGCAGCGTGCAGTGCGTCGACCTCTTCAACAACGCACTCCCTGCGCAGCAGGCCAGCTACACCAGCCAGCCTTCGGCGACCTTCACCACGGCCATCGACACGCTGCAGGCCGCGTACTACATGGCGACTAACCCAGCGAGCCTCGGCACCTTTGTCTCCTGCGGCACGAACCCCTCGGCCACCACGACGATGGGCTGCCTCTACAGCCTCTCTTCGAGCACCCCGCCGTTCCAACCCGTTGTCTCCGCGCAGCCTTCGGACTGGACTCTCGGCGTCACTTACACCGCGAGCGGCTCTTGCTCCGCAGGTGGAGCCTTCTTCGCCGGCCCCACGAAGACCTCCATCGATGCGAGCGGCAATATCTGGATCATCAACGCAGTCTCGGCCGTGTCCGCCAGTGGCATCTATGCCAACCTGGTCGAGCTTTCGCCGACCGGCTCGCCGCTGCTCTGCCTTGGCTCGTCCACCAACGGCCGTGGTCTTACGATTGACCCCACCGGCAACGTCTGGGCGAGCTTCAACACGACCAACGGCATCTACGAGCTCCCCGCTGGCGGCTCTGCACTGGTGAACTGGAGCACCACCGCATCCAACGGCACAGCTTACGCACCGTACACCATCACCTCCGACGGTGTAGGCAACATCTACTTCACGAACATCGGAACCGGCGGCCAGCTCTTGCAGTTCGCGGCTCCGATGACGAACACCACACCGTACGCGGCAACCCTGCAGACCGCCGGAACCAGCGGCTTCAACAGCACGACCAGCACGACGACGAACTACAGCGCCATCGACCCGCAGAACCGCGTCTGGGTTCAGCAGAGCACGACTACGGCGACGTATCAGAGCACCTACACGGCCAGCAGCAACACCGCGACCGTCAGCTCTTACGCGGTTTCCTACACCGGCGGCCAGTACGCCACGGTCACCTTCCAGGCGCCGAACACCTTCACCGCAGGACAGCGCGTGGTGCTCTCAGGCCTCTCCACCTCCGGTGCCACCAGCGCTGGCTTGAACTCGGCTCTGCTCGTACTGCCCGGCGTCACCTCCACGAGCTTCCAGGCGCTCATCCCCTACACCGCGTCGATCGCCTCCACGACCGACACCGGCGTAGCCACAGCGCAGACCTACGGCTTCTTCAAATACACGCCTCCGACGACCGCCTACGGCCTGGCGCTGGACTCCAATAATTACGCCTACACCGGTACTACCTGCTGCGGCACCAGCACCACGTCCTATAAGGAACTGGTCAAGATCACCCCGACCGGCAGCACCAGCACGTCGGTTTCGGCTTCGACACAGTACCTCGGCGGTATGAACGGCATCCGCTCAGTCGCCCTCGACGGCGCCGCAAACGTCTGGGTCGGCAACGAGTTCTCCTCCACCGGCACCCAGACCTCGCTGGTGAACTTCCCCATCTCCGAGATCGCCACCGCAGGCAGCGGCACCACCGCGACCTTCACGGCGCTTTCGCCCACCGGCACCACCCTCGCAGCCAGCGCCTGCACGACCAGCGTCGGCTGCCCCACCGGCGGTGGCTTCATCAAGAATGACTTCCAGGAAGTCCGCGACATCGGCATCGATCCCTCCGGCAACGTCTGGGTGCTCAACACCGGCACGGAAGTCTCCGCGTACGCCGGCACCACCGTCACCGAGATCGTCGGTGCCGCAGTTCCGACCGTCACCCCGCTTTCCGTGGCCGCCGCTACGGGCAAGCTGGCCTCCAAACCCCAGTAA
- the treZ gene encoding malto-oligosyltrehalose trehalohydrolase: MHKFGVWAPKAQKMSVRVGDQTLPMQGQNRRGWWTLEVDCNCGDRYAYLIDDDTTPYPDPRALRQPDGVHGMSELYDHSRFEWHDQLWRGSPKSGAIIYEMHIGTFSEEGTFAGAIKHLDYLADLGVTHLELLPVNQFAGDRGWGYDGVSLFAVQESYGGPDGLKRFVDAAHAKGLSVIMDVVYNHFGPVGNYTTKFAPYLTDRHRTPWGDAVNLDGAGSDEVRRFFCDNALMWLKDYHIDGLRLDAVHAFIDHSAEHFLEQVSEEVERLGATLGREFYLIAESDLNDPKIIRPKEAHGYGMDSQWSDDFHHSLFTLLYQNPKEAGYYSDFGSMADLHKALKHAFVYDGGYSGYRQRRHGRPVEALSAHHFVHFDQNHDQVGNRAFGERIEHLIGMDAAKVAIGIVLMAPYIPMLFMGEEWATSAPFLYFADHEDEDMRRAVAEGRKNEFADFGYGGDVPNPEDMSTFNDSKLRWQEIGEGKHAEMLAWTKSLIALRRSSVCLNDGNMHRLRVSSDDVNLWLMMQRDEFRIMVNMGNAPWNLQLLDGEDLALSSREGLAVDNGWIVLPPMSLIVLQSSTEEVEDREVAARPA, from the coding sequence ATGCATAAGTTTGGAGTATGGGCGCCGAAGGCGCAGAAGATGTCTGTGCGCGTTGGGGATCAGACGCTTCCCATGCAGGGGCAGAATCGTCGTGGTTGGTGGACGCTTGAAGTGGACTGCAATTGCGGTGATCGATACGCGTATCTGATCGATGACGACACGACTCCATATCCTGATCCGCGAGCGCTGCGTCAGCCAGACGGCGTGCACGGCATGTCGGAGCTGTACGATCACAGCCGTTTTGAGTGGCACGATCAGTTGTGGCGCGGATCGCCGAAGTCTGGCGCGATCATCTACGAGATGCACATTGGAACCTTTAGCGAAGAAGGCACCTTTGCAGGAGCCATCAAGCATCTTGATTACCTCGCCGATCTCGGTGTGACCCATCTCGAGCTGTTGCCCGTGAACCAGTTCGCAGGAGATCGCGGCTGGGGTTATGACGGTGTCTCGTTGTTTGCCGTGCAGGAGTCTTACGGCGGCCCCGATGGGCTGAAGCGCTTCGTTGACGCCGCACACGCAAAGGGCCTCAGCGTGATCATGGATGTCGTCTATAACCACTTCGGCCCGGTAGGCAACTACACGACGAAGTTCGCGCCTTATTTGACGGATCGCCATCGCACTCCGTGGGGAGACGCGGTGAATCTTGACGGCGCAGGCTCGGATGAAGTGCGGCGCTTCTTCTGCGATAACGCGCTCATGTGGCTGAAGGATTACCACATCGATGGCCTTCGTCTGGACGCTGTTCATGCCTTCATCGATCACTCTGCGGAGCACTTTCTGGAGCAGGTATCCGAGGAAGTTGAACGTCTCGGTGCGACGCTGGGCCGCGAGTTCTACCTGATCGCAGAGAGCGACTTGAATGATCCGAAGATCATCCGTCCGAAGGAAGCACACGGTTACGGCATGGACTCGCAATGGAGCGATGACTTCCATCACTCGCTCTTCACGCTGCTCTACCAGAACCCAAAGGAAGCAGGCTACTACAGCGACTTTGGCTCGATGGCAGATCTGCACAAGGCCTTAAAGCATGCGTTTGTGTACGACGGTGGATACTCGGGCTATCGTCAGCGTCGTCATGGGCGCCCGGTAGAGGCACTGAGTGCGCACCACTTCGTGCACTTCGATCAAAATCATGATCAGGTGGGGAACCGTGCGTTCGGTGAGCGCATTGAGCACCTCATCGGCATGGACGCTGCAAAGGTTGCCATCGGTATCGTGCTGATGGCGCCGTACATCCCGATGCTCTTCATGGGGGAAGAGTGGGCGACGAGTGCGCCGTTCCTCTACTTCGCAGACCACGAAGATGAAGACATGCGCCGCGCAGTTGCAGAAGGTCGCAAGAACGAGTTTGCCGACTTCGGCTATGGCGGCGATGTGCCGAACCCTGAAGATATGAGCACGTTCAACGACTCCAAGCTGCGCTGGCAGGAGATTGGCGAAGGAAAACATGCCGAGATGCTCGCGTGGACGAAGTCGCTGATCGCGCTGCGTCGCTCGTCGGTCTGCCTGAACGACGGCAATATGCATCGGCTGCGGGTTTCCTCCGATGATGTCAACCTCTGGCTGATGATGCAGCGCGATGAGTTTCGCATCATGGTGAACATGGGCAACGCTCCGTGGAATCTGCAGTTGCTGGATGGTGAAGATCTTGCGCTGAGCTCTCGCGAGGGACTGGCTGTGGACAACGGATGGATCGTGCTCCCGCCGATGTCACTGATCGTACTGCAGTCTTCGACGGAAGAAGTGGAAGACCGCGAGGTTGCAGCGCGTCCGGCCTGA
- a CDS encoding glycoside hydrolase family 15 protein, translated as MFGFGKAKPEPLHGARIEDYAIIGDLQTAAMVSKEGSIDWLCWPHFSSPACFAALLGTAEHGFWKIFPESRKEVSSTRQYEQGTTILVTRFVTEEGEVELIDFMPPREKYSDVVRIVRGVRGKVKMRMDLRLRFDYGLTIPWVTHFDREIRAIAGPNLVVVRTVCSKGATAELHGEGLSTVSEFTVKEGDKVCFSMTYAPSHEEVPPAINIEQALDDTRAFWGEWIKPLAYQGQYREMVERSMITLKSLTYKPTGGMVAAVTTSLPECIGTGRNWDYRYCWLRDTAFTLMTLLNAGFTEEAICWREWLLRAVAGSPDQLQVLYSIYAERDLQERELTWLPGYEHSSPVRVGNAAAQQFQLDVFGEVAMALSRLPLIQGDLRTPATALQAAIIDHVCKIWDQPDDGIWEVRGERQHFVHSKMMAWLALDLAIKHHDRFDGKGDVKRWRKNREMLHEEICKRGFNKKLNAFTQTYDGDTLDASLLRITFIGFLPVDDPRILGTVRAIEKNLMHNGLVQRYDVKKSPDGLEGGEGVFLACSFWLVIAKSLIGEKEEARAMFERLIALRNDVGLLSEEYDPLAKRMLGNFPQALSHIAMAHAAFAVEGMWDENSLHVELSRQ; from the coding sequence TTGTTTGGATTCGGTAAAGCGAAGCCTGAGCCGTTGCACGGCGCACGCATCGAGGATTACGCCATCATTGGCGACCTGCAGACCGCTGCCATGGTCAGCAAGGAAGGCTCGATCGACTGGCTCTGCTGGCCGCATTTTTCGTCCCCTGCCTGCTTTGCAGCGCTGCTCGGAACGGCAGAACACGGCTTCTGGAAGATCTTCCCGGAGTCGCGCAAAGAGGTCTCCAGCACACGTCAGTACGAGCAAGGCACGACGATCCTTGTAACCCGCTTCGTCACCGAAGAGGGCGAGGTGGAACTGATCGACTTCATGCCACCGCGCGAGAAGTATTCCGACGTCGTGCGCATTGTTCGTGGCGTCCGCGGCAAGGTGAAGATGCGGATGGATCTTCGCCTGCGCTTTGACTACGGTCTCACCATCCCCTGGGTCACTCACTTTGACCGTGAGATACGCGCGATTGCAGGACCGAATCTCGTGGTGGTTCGCACTGTTTGCAGTAAGGGAGCCACGGCAGAGCTGCACGGCGAAGGACTCTCCACCGTCAGTGAATTCACGGTGAAAGAAGGCGACAAAGTCTGCTTCAGCATGACGTATGCGCCTTCGCATGAAGAGGTGCCGCCTGCGATCAACATCGAGCAGGCGCTAGACGATACGCGCGCGTTCTGGGGTGAGTGGATCAAGCCTCTGGCTTATCAGGGTCAGTACCGCGAGATGGTTGAGCGCAGCATGATTACGCTGAAGAGCCTCACGTACAAGCCTACGGGCGGCATGGTCGCGGCTGTGACGACAAGTCTGCCGGAGTGCATAGGTACCGGGCGCAACTGGGACTATCGATACTGCTGGCTGCGCGACACTGCATTCACGCTGATGACGCTGCTGAATGCAGGATTCACGGAAGAGGCCATCTGCTGGCGCGAATGGCTGCTGCGCGCGGTGGCTGGCTCCCCTGATCAGTTGCAGGTGCTCTACAGTATTTACGCGGAGCGTGACCTGCAGGAGCGCGAGCTCACATGGCTTCCGGGCTACGAACACTCCTCGCCTGTACGCGTCGGCAACGCAGCTGCGCAACAATTTCAGCTGGACGTCTTCGGCGAAGTGGCGATGGCACTCAGCCGTCTGCCGCTGATTCAGGGAGACCTTCGTACGCCAGCGACGGCGCTGCAGGCTGCGATTATCGATCACGTCTGTAAGATCTGGGACCAGCCGGACGACGGCATCTGGGAGGTGCGTGGCGAGCGCCAGCACTTCGTACATTCGAAGATGATGGCGTGGCTTGCACTTGATCTGGCGATCAAGCATCACGACCGCTTCGACGGCAAAGGTGACGTGAAGCGCTGGCGCAAAAATCGCGAGATGCTGCACGAAGAGATATGCAAGCGCGGCTTCAACAAGAAGCTCAACGCGTTCACGCAGACCTACGATGGTGACACGCTGGATGCATCGCTGCTGCGCATCACGTTCATTGGATTTCTTCCTGTCGATGATCCGCGCATCCTGGGTACGGTGCGCGCGATTGAGAAGAACCTCATGCACAACGGGCTGGTGCAGCGCTACGACGTGAAGAAGTCTCCCGATGGGCTTGAAGGCGGCGAGGGTGTGTTCCTCGCGTGCAGCTTCTGGTTGGTGATTGCGAAGTCCCTCATCGGAGAAAAAGAGGAAGCGCGTGCGATGTTCGAGAGATTGATTGCGCTGCGCAATGACGTGGGTCTGCTTTCGGAAGAATACGATCCACTCGCGAAGCGAATGCTGGGCAATTTCCCGCAGGCGCTCTCTCACATTGCGATGGCTCACGCGGCCTTTGCAGTAGAGGGCATGTGGGACGAGAACAGTCTGCACGTGGAGCTGTCGCGGCAGTAA
- the treY gene encoding malto-oligosyltrehalose synthase: MARVPTSTYRVQFHKDFTFDDAIAIVDYLRALGISHFYASPYLQAAPGSMHGYDVVDHRRVNEEVGGEEGHERFCSALKDAGLGQVLDIVPNHMSLARQNKYWWDVLENGTNSRYASFFDVDWNSPEERLRDKVLVPILGDQYGRVLKSGDIRIVRMGASFTVMVYDQELPVAPQTLAPLLSRAADYARSDMLNFLAASFARLPQAEFWDRRLILARHRDRNVLLKLLERLCAEEDNVCQAIDRTVKEFNANADDLDAFLAAQNYRLAFWKAADQQLGYRRFFDVNTLIGLRVEREHVFDETHALIIKWLKAGVLDGVRIDHPDGLRDPKQYFERLRSYAPDAWIVGEKILEPGEWMRSEWPIEGTSGYDFLNLMLGTLIDSDGLKKLGEHYSVFTGDTTPFPTVAHDKKIAVGQEALGSDVNRLADIFVRICESNREYRDFTRAECRRVVREVAACFSVYRTYVIPDRKEVIEEDRERIASAIQCAKDNRQDVDASLFDFMRAVLTLEIEGKNESEFVYRFQQYTSPVMAKGVEDTAFYCSNRLTAMNEVGGDPACTGFSLDEFHGYQLEVQRSTPTTMTTLSTHDTKRSDDVRARLVVLSEIPDEFAQAARTWQELTAAYRSPQVDPGTEWFLYQTLVGAWPIDAERLRNYMQKAMREAKQRTSWVNNNAEYENAVAEFIDKLLADAKLVASVENFVNKLQPAGRVNSLSQTLVKCTAPGVPDLYQGGELWDFSLVDPDNRRPVDYKQRQALLQELPKLDVSDVMARIDEGLPKLWVIHHALHLRAKRPESFADEGEYTPLKASGTQAERVLAFVRGGDVITAIPLRNAQSRTWGDTSLTLPEGSWRNLLTDESWRAKVRMEDMFAKFPVALLTQESKA; the protein is encoded by the coding sequence TTGGCGCGCGTTCCCACTTCTACGTATCGTGTGCAGTTTCACAAAGACTTCACGTTTGACGATGCCATCGCGATCGTTGATTATCTGCGCGCTCTTGGTATATCGCATTTCTATGCCTCGCCTTATCTGCAGGCTGCTCCGGGCTCGATGCATGGCTATGATGTTGTCGATCATCGACGCGTGAATGAAGAGGTCGGCGGCGAAGAAGGGCATGAGCGCTTCTGCAGCGCGCTGAAGGATGCTGGCCTCGGCCAGGTGCTCGACATCGTTCCAAATCACATGAGTCTCGCCCGTCAGAACAAGTATTGGTGGGACGTTCTGGAGAACGGCACGAACAGCCGCTACGCCAGCTTCTTTGACGTGGACTGGAACTCGCCGGAAGAGCGCCTGCGCGACAAGGTTCTGGTGCCAATCCTTGGCGACCAGTATGGCCGCGTATTGAAGTCGGGCGACATTCGCATTGTTCGTATGGGTGCGAGCTTCACGGTGATGGTCTATGATCAGGAGCTTCCCGTCGCGCCGCAAACGCTGGCTCCGCTGCTTTCGCGCGCAGCCGACTATGCTCGCAGCGACATGTTGAACTTTCTCGCGGCGAGCTTTGCGCGTTTGCCGCAAGCTGAGTTCTGGGACCGTCGTCTCATCCTGGCGCGTCACCGCGATCGCAATGTGCTCTTGAAATTGCTGGAGCGTCTCTGCGCGGAAGAAGACAACGTCTGCCAGGCGATCGATCGCACGGTGAAGGAGTTCAACGCGAACGCCGATGATCTCGACGCGTTCCTTGCCGCGCAGAACTATCGACTCGCCTTCTGGAAGGCCGCGGATCAGCAACTCGGCTATCGCCGCTTCTTCGATGTGAATACGCTGATCGGCCTTCGCGTTGAGCGCGAACATGTGTTCGATGAGACGCATGCGCTCATCATCAAGTGGTTGAAGGCCGGTGTGCTCGACGGCGTGCGCATTGATCATCCCGATGGTCTTCGCGATCCGAAGCAATACTTCGAGCGTCTCCGGTCCTATGCGCCGGATGCGTGGATCGTCGGTGAGAAGATTCTCGAGCCCGGCGAGTGGATGCGCTCGGAATGGCCGATCGAAGGTACCAGCGGATACGACTTCCTCAACCTCATGCTGGGTACGCTGATCGACTCGGACGGGCTTAAAAAGCTGGGTGAGCATTACAGCGTATTTACTGGCGATACGACGCCGTTCCCCACCGTCGCGCACGACAAGAAGATCGCCGTGGGGCAGGAAGCGCTGGGCAGCGATGTCAACCGGCTCGCCGACATCTTCGTGCGCATCTGCGAATCGAACCGCGAGTACCGCGACTTCACGCGCGCGGAGTGCCGCCGCGTGGTGCGTGAGGTGGCTGCGTGCTTCTCGGTGTATCGCACGTATGTCATTCCGGACCGCAAGGAAGTCATCGAAGAAGATCGCGAGCGGATCGCGAGCGCGATTCAGTGCGCGAAGGATAATCGGCAAGATGTGGACGCGTCCTTGTTTGACTTCATGCGCGCGGTTCTGACGCTCGAGATCGAGGGTAAGAACGAGTCGGAGTTTGTCTATCGATTCCAGCAGTACACCAGCCCCGTGATGGCGAAAGGCGTGGAAGACACGGCCTTCTACTGCTCGAATCGTTTGACCGCGATGAATGAAGTGGGCGGCGACCCTGCCTGCACGGGCTTCTCGCTCGATGAATTCCACGGATACCAATTGGAAGTGCAGCGATCCACGCCGACGACGATGACGACGTTGAGCACTCACGACACCAAGCGCAGTGACGATGTGCGCGCGCGGCTCGTGGTGTTGAGCGAGATACCCGACGAGTTCGCGCAGGCAGCACGCACATGGCAGGAGTTAACTGCGGCTTATCGATCGCCCCAGGTGGATCCTGGCACGGAGTGGTTCCTCTATCAGACGCTCGTGGGTGCCTGGCCTATCGACGCGGAACGTCTGCGCAACTACATGCAGAAGGCAATGCGCGAGGCCAAGCAGCGCACGAGTTGGGTCAACAACAACGCGGAGTATGAGAACGCCGTCGCGGAGTTTATCGACAAGCTTCTCGCGGACGCGAAACTCGTGGCTTCGGTAGAGAATTTCGTGAATAAGCTGCAACCTGCCGGCCGTGTGAACTCGCTCTCGCAAACGCTCGTGAAGTGCACAGCTCCGGGTGTTCCGGATCTCTATCAGGGCGGGGAACTGTGGGACTTCTCCCTCGTCGATCCTGACAATCGCCGTCCTGTGGACTACAAGCAGCGTCAGGCTCTCTTGCAGGAACTACCGAAGCTGGATGTATCCGATGTGATGGCGCGCATCGACGAAGGACTACCCAAGCTTTGGGTGATACACCATGCACTGCATCTGCGCGCGAAGCGTCCTGAGAGTTTCGCGGATGAGGGTGAATACACGCCCCTGAAAGCGAGCGGGACGCAAGCGGAACGTGTGCTCGCGTTTGTGCGCGGTGGCGATGTGATCACGGCGATTCCGCTGCGTAATGCTCAGTCGCGTACCTGGGGTGACACATCGTTGACCTTGCCGGAAGGTTCGTGGCGCAACCTTCTCACGGATGAGTCCTGGCGTGCAAAAGTGCGGATGGAAGATATGTTCGCGAAGTTTCCCGTCGCGTTGCTGACGCAAGAATCAAAGGCCTGA
- a CDS encoding vWA domain-containing protein, whose amino-acid sequence MKLTRYTRFTGDLSTSFALDDLMQALSDFLLDSGFQDPFSPFSNDGEQTMDNLRDAIRQQLDSGELLDEDSQDKYDELPDEGKEELVDKIIQRMKDEAYLTAEDPSDAQGQGETGEGESATFEVTSKGMDFLGYNALRDLLGPLGKSSAGRHSTLFEAAGVETNGSSKPYEFGDSLNLDITTTLNSVFAREGMSADGKLNLEYSDLHVQQSDFYSSCATVVLLDCSHSMILYGEDRFTPAKRVAMALSHLIRTQYPGDSIDLVLFHDSAEHIPISELPRVKVGPHYTNTREGLRVAQRILKRSAKDMKQIVMITDGKPSALTLDDGRIYKNAFGLDPIVIAETLEEVSRCKRANIMINTFMLTDDFPLVQFVRQVSAMCRGKAYFTTPQTLGNYLLMDFMSRRSKHVN is encoded by the coding sequence ATGAAACTGACCCGCTACACCCGCTTCACCGGCGATCTGTCCACGAGCTTCGCGCTCGACGACCTGATGCAGGCGCTCTCCGACTTCCTCCTCGACTCCGGCTTCCAGGACCCGTTCTCGCCCTTCTCCAACGACGGAGAGCAGACCATGGACAACCTGCGCGACGCCATCCGCCAGCAGCTCGACAGCGGCGAACTCCTCGACGAAGACTCGCAGGACAAGTACGACGAGCTGCCCGATGAAGGCAAAGAAGAGCTCGTCGACAAGATCATCCAGCGCATGAAGGACGAGGCCTACCTCACCGCCGAAGATCCTTCCGATGCGCAAGGCCAGGGCGAAACCGGCGAAGGGGAGTCTGCCACCTTTGAAGTCACCAGCAAAGGTATGGACTTCCTCGGCTACAACGCTTTGCGCGACCTGCTCGGTCCGCTCGGCAAGTCCTCCGCCGGTCGCCACTCCACGCTCTTCGAGGCCGCAGGCGTGGAAACCAACGGCTCCTCCAAGCCCTACGAGTTCGGCGATTCGCTGAACCTCGACATCACCACCACGCTCAATAGCGTCTTCGCCCGCGAAGGCATGAGCGCCGACGGCAAGCTCAACCTCGAGTACTCCGACCTGCACGTGCAACAGTCGGACTTCTACTCAAGCTGCGCCACCGTCGTGCTGCTTGACTGTTCGCACTCGATGATCCTGTACGGCGAAGACCGCTTCACCCCCGCAAAGCGCGTAGCGATGGCGCTTTCGCACCTCATCCGCACGCAGTACCCCGGCGATTCCATCGACCTCGTGCTCTTCCATGACTCCGCGGAACACATCCCGATCAGCGAGCTGCCGCGCGTCAAGGTCGGCCCGCACTACACGAACACCCGCGAAGGCCTCCGCGTCGCCCAACGCATCCTCAAGCGCTCGGCCAAGGACATGAAGCAGATCGTCATGATCACGGACGGCAAGCCCTCGGCACTGACGCTCGACGACGGTCGCATCTATAAGAACGCCTTTGGGCTCGACCCCATCGTCATCGCCGAAACGCTCGAAGAAGTCAGCCGCTGCAAGCGCGCGAACATCATGATCAACACCTTCATGCTCACGGATGACTTCCCGCTCGTCCAGTTCGTTCGCCAGGTTTCCGCCATGTGTCGCGGCAAGGCCTACTTCACGACGCCTCAGACGCTCGGCAACTATCTGCTCATGGACTTCATGAGCCGCCGTTCCAAACACGTCAACTAG